ACCGTACGCTGATGCTGTGGAGCTGGTACACATCAAGGCAGCTCTTGCGTGTAGCAAATCGGTGCGCGAGAGATCGAACGGCGCCGCCTAGTGAACTGGTCCAGCTCAATCGCATAGCAAGGCTAAACCAGCACTCGGTTCTGCCGCCATACTGTATTTGCACCCGATCTGCACGTCGCTGTAACGATAGCTTGAGACGTCTTATCCAAGAACATCAATTGAAAAGCCTCTCATACGACACACCCTTGTAGCTTTACGAAAGCCAGTTGCCCTACGAACGGAGATGGCTCTTTTTGCACAAAGATAAGTGGCTCGACATGACAAGAGTGCTTTATGAATGACAGAGTCGATAATAGGCTGTCCTTCGTGTCGTCTCTAGAGTCCAAGTCATGATAGAATGTGCAGCGCAAGCACTGTGTTGGTATGATTTCATTATGTCGTTAGGAGTCGTTGTGACTGGTACAGATGCTCGCTCGGACAACAGCCACCTACACACACTCTCTATAGCGTGATGATGGCAACAACAATGCAAGGCTCAAAGGGCCAATGTACTAACAAATAAAAGCAACATGTAACCACAGCAGATATCGTCTCCAGAGCCTTCCTGGTCATGTTGAGATAGGAATGTGCCTTTGATGCAACAAAGCAAATGGGTATCTCCGCAACGCAATGCAACGCGTTCGCCCCGCCGAACCTCAGGAACCCTGGTGTTGAAAAAGTGCCTGTAAGAGCGGTGCTTTACTGTTACCGCGCCGGCTGCGGAGCGTATGGGCTGGCGGAGTAGTGACTGGAGGTGGACATGGGTGGCTGGTAGACCATCCGCCGATCTTGAGGTGGATATGCTTCGAACATGACGCGTCGTTGGGGAGCTCCTTCGTGCAGCGAGCTATGTGCAGGCAGGCTGGTGTGTGGGAAGTGCTGTGAGTTCTTCGGACTGCTCATGAATAGTAGGGtgtctacagcgtctttTTCTGCTTGCTGACTAGGCATGCGAAGGATGCTAGCCCGAGGGGTTGTTGGCGCTCGCGGGCCGGCGCCGAGATCACTGTTGTGCTTTTTCTGTGCTGATCCAAGGTATGATGGCGGCAGATGTATGGTGCTTGATCTGCGCCTTCGGCCAGACTCGAGCTCGGGAGCTGGAGCGAGTCCAAGCCCAACGTTACCTCCTGTGATAGATATCAAGTTAGCAGCAGCGTTCATCGCTGGCTTGTTGGTCGATCGCCAATATGCTAGAAGACGTCAACACTACAACCTCAGGGGAAAATGACATTACTCACCTGAATTAAGGGCATGTGACCGTGCTGAATCTGAGGTTGGGGACATTATCATTTGGTCGGAGTTATCAGATATTGCGCTTGGTCTTCGTCGATAATCCATGTTAGAAGGGGAATCGAATGTCACCCGAGAGCCCCCAGGTGCAGAGTTTGGCGATCCGCGTTGAGAGTGGACCTCTTCTAATTCGTCGAGTGACTGCTTCTCCCAGCCGTTTTGTACCTTGACCATGGCGTACGAGAGACGAGTCTTTAGTTGTGCGGATAGCTGCATACGCGTTAGCTGCATACGGGACACAAATGTCGAAGATAGTCACGCACTTCCCCAATTCGAGTGCTCGAATGTGTGTCCATGCTCTTGTTCCGCTTGTGTGCAAACATCCCTTCTTTCGGACTTGTTGTCGACCCATGACCTTTGACCGATCCATCTGCACTCCTCTTGAAACCTTGGGTGGTAGGGGAGATTAGCGACATGGAAGTTGCTGTGGTGTAACCGGTTTGCGGCGTGTTTGCAGCGGCTGTTGCAATCTGCGGCACACTCGTTCTGGCAGCTTGACCATGAATGCAACTTGATGAGGTTGGCGATGGAGCTTGTGCAGTTTTGCCATGACTCGCTTGTTCATTGGGCTCAGACGGCGAGGCTCCATCGTAATCCGAGGACAGGTTACTCGAGGTGGACGGCAGTGCAGGGGCAGAAAATGTGCTGGAAATGGTCGATATCACAGACTCTTGAGACTCTGGAACGTCTAATCCATGCGGCGTAGGGATACGTATGGGTTGGGCAAGGTCGGTCTCTGTGATGCATGTCGTAAGTGGACGCTCATCGCGGATCGTGCTAGAGACGCGACTTACGCATCGTGGCGGCGGGGTAAAGGTCCCAACGTGTATGATGAACGATTTGACCGATTCGAGTCCAGGAAATGAAATCAATGCAGTACAGTAGCTGGGTAACACTCGCAGACAAGAACCAGGAACTCTGACAGCGGTGTGGTTGATTGAGGGAATTAGTCCACGGACGTGTTCTCGGAGGCTTGGGCGCGTGCTCGATGTTAAGACAGCCGTTCGCGTCACCCTAGAGAGATGGAGCCCCAAACAACCGGACAACGAGGCAGAAGCAGAGAACACGAGAGCGCGCAGGGCAGTCAGGGGCAGTCCAGCGGCGCGTCGCGTACAGGTGAAGGACAGAAAGGTGGCTCTTCAACCTCGAGTATGCCTGAAGGATGCCGCGCGATCACGGGTGCCCCAGAACGCGCGTGCTTAGCGGGTGGCGAGCTCCCGGCGCGGGTGCACGCGCGGGCAAGTGATTTGACCATGCGCCTGGCTAAGCTCATGCAATGCAGCCGCCGCGACGGTTCGTAAGAGTTTTCCAGCATCTGCGATGCGCCGCTCCTGCGGGCTGCTGCATGACACAGCGTTAAATCGAGAGTGCTGTCCGATTTGCGTTCTTCTCCAGTCCAATTGTGCGTGAATTACAAACACAGTCCATTGACAGTGGCCCCGCACACGCGTTTCCACGCACACGCAGCTGGTAGGCATTGCTTTTCGAGCGCACAAACGCTGCAGCCTGCTGCACATGTGATCTTTGAGGAGGCTCAGCCATTGGCATCGCGCAGTTTTGTTAGCTGCTGGACGGATCTGACATCATTCTTGAGTGCCGTGTCAGACTGGTAGATCACATTGCCATTTGTTGATATGATGATCATGCTCATGTAACAAGTGTGTTCATTCATCAGGTCTTGTTCGCTACGGCGCTATACCATTCCCGACATCATGTACAAACGTCCTTCATGTTCAGTCCTCTTGTACCGTCAGAGATATCCCAAAATCCTGCAATTCCATCAATTCGTACAGAAACCTCACTCATAACGCCTGTTGCAAACAAAGGTGTACTCATACTAGAAAGCGTAGCCGACACCGCTGGCCTTGCGATGCGTCAGACCGTGATCGCTCCAGGCTCCTCCACGGCCTTCTTCCGCAATCTTTCCACTAACATCACGTCTCCGGCCCGGCGTACCAAGATCGGAGTCGTCAAACTCATATGGATTGACGTAGTCGATGCCAGATCTGCTGACAACACGCGGTGAAACGGCCTTCACTGGTGTGTGATTGAACTCGCCAGTTTTACGCACGCTCGTGTACGACTTCTTGTCCAAGCTGAAGGGCGAACTCTGCACGATGTTGTTCTTGACTGCCGAAGAATTGACCGTGTAACGTGCTGTCGCACTCGGGAGATGGTTGGGCTGGTTCTTGAAAGAGCCCTTCTTCGGCGAGGTGGCAGGGGAATTGGAGGGTAATTCGCCGCTTCGGATACCGTGTGTCGCGGCCTTGAGGTCACCGTAGTAGCGCGACTTTGGTGCAGCGCCACGTGAGTGAGACCGGTTGAAAGTGGCTTCTGTGGAAATTGACGTGGTCGTCTGGGTACGTTGGAGGCTACCAGGAGCTGTGTTCTTCTTGGCTTCGAAGTTGGGAATTGGAGGAGGAGTAGACTGAGGTGTCGGTGGATTCATACGAAGAGGCTGAGGCATCATAGGTTGTCCGGTCTCGTTCTCAACGTCTGAAACATCGTAAGAGGATACAGTAGTGTAGCCCTTCTTCTGACCAAAAGTCGACTGTTGCGGTGCTTGCTCGTCGTTGTCATCGGGATGAACGAACCAATTATCGTTTCGCAGGTCCTCACGACTACTCTTCTCCAGGGCAATATCGCCGGTAGCAGCGGACTTCTCGTTTCGAGCAGTGGTAGGGGGCGTGTAGAAGTCTTGCTTCGACGAAGCTGTGACATGCGAGTTATTTCTGTCACGTCGCTGCATGTTCGCTTGCTGAGCAAGGAACGACTTGCGTTGAGCCAAGGTCTCGTTATCGACATCGTCATCTCGACGGTAGAGGCCGTCACGGTGGGCCAGGCTTGTGCGAGACTGGCGAGCAGTTTGAGGTTGGGAATACATCGAGAAGCGTTCTTTGGACTGTTGAGCTGACTGGGGCGTGTGCGGCGAGTATGTCGTTTCTGAGTTGTTACGAGTATGCATGAACGACATCTGTGTCTTGGTGGGACTTGGAACGTCCTGCGACAGCAGAGGGTCGGACTGAGAGGTTCCATCGATGGAGGTAAGGCTTTGACCGCTGAACCGTTTCTCGTTATCAAGGAAAGGCGTTGCTGCCGAGAGCGACGAATCCTTGTACTTGTGCTTTGACTTCCTACGGGTTAGGTTGTCCTCGAGCGGATTCATATCCGGCGGAAGCTTGGTAATCTTTCTGAAAACGACGACGAGATACATATCAATGACCGCTGAGATCAGATGGATACCTGCAGCAGTTGTCGCAGTAAGCCATGTCGTGAGCAGGATCTTGTTCGTCTCGTCATCTGTAGGGAACAACGTCCTCCAGCGTCCATTAGTGCCAGCTTCTATATCGGCGTTCCTGCGCGATAGCAGCAGAGTGTAGACGTAAAACGGGATGAAACCAGCATCGGTAACCAGAGCGAAAAAGTGGTAGCTAGCGGAGCTGGCGGCAGGTCGTGATATCGGACTGCGAATAAGGTGATAGATAGCATACAGGCATGCTACAATATCGACACCGGGCTATACTGGTCAGTATTGTCCTTTGCGGCACGCTCGATCTTTCGACATACCGGTATTCTTATGATCCATCCCTCGGTGTCCTGCGCGCCGCGGATAAAGATGCCACAGAGTAGGAGTCCAACGGCGCCCAAGAGACTGCACACACGGAAGAAGAGCTGTGTCCATCGCGCAATCTTGATCCACAGCTTGGTCTTTGGGCTCATGGGCTTGGCGTCTGTCTTTCCATATGGCAAGACAAGGTAGTTGTCCGGGTGCTTGTTGAAGTTCACCAGGGGACCGTCCTGCTTCTTCTTGGATGGCGATGGTGGCATGCGACTGGCCATGGTCACAGCTTTGGGGTTAAAGGTGTTCGGGACGTCCATCATAGACTCCCTCGCCGGCGCCGAGTAGAGGTAGGGCTGCCAGCGGCCCATGACGGCGACAGGAATGATGGCCTTCCTTACGCGACCTTCAGTAGGGAAAGTGAGAGCGTTCGCTTAGCAGAGGAATGCTTGCGACGAACACATGGGTTGGGCGAGGATCTGGGGAGCTATGTAGTAAATACCTCGTTGCCAGGGCGACGGTTGGCTGCGAACTTCCCGTGTCAGCTTGCGCATGACGTGCTGATTCGCGGATGGGACGGGTGTGTTCCTGCATTGGCCCGAACAGCTTGAACGCTTTTGAGTTCTAGCACTCCGGGAACATGTGGGGCACCGGCGACACTCGTGTTGTGGTGGAGTGCATAACCAGGTTGGTTCCATGTTTGTTGGTCAATTGACGCGCGAAAAGGCCGAGGTTCAAGGCCAACCTCCCCTTTGACACTTGACAGATCGAAACTACTGTGACTCGAGTCGGGCGAATTGAGGTAGACGTTCTGCTTTACTTTGAGTAATATAAACGAAGTGTATCAATATCCTCTGGCTTAATGTCTCGAAGTCAACTTTCAGGTTCGGCGTATTCTTAGTCATCCGAAAGTTGTTCGGTCGATGACATCGCGTATGCATTCTGACCCTACACAAGATGTTAGCCACGAAACGCCTACACCCCTTGTCATATATCTGCACCAGCTGCATCCAACGCGTAGTAGCTCGATCAGCGCGTACAGCCCATAGCAATGGTTCTTTTCGTTCAACACGAAGCTACACCAGCTTTACCACCGAACCGTCACGTTCATTGATAGGTGCATTGAAGGCTGCATCTATCCTCTCAACCACCCCTCGCAATGCTTATAGCACCATTTCATGCACGCGAAAGGGCTTACGCATAGCAATCATTGGTTCCGGCCCAGCTGGCTTCTACACAGCGCATCGCCTCCTTCACAAAGTCCAAGATGCCGTCATCGACATGTACGAGCAGCTACCCGTGCCTTACGGTCTTGTACGATTTGGTGTAGCACCCGACCATCCAGAAGTCAAGAATTGCCAGGACACTTTCGAAGAGGTGGCACAATCCTCGCGCTTCAATTACATTGGCAACGTGCGCATAGGCCACGACATCGAGTTGACGAAGCTCAAGCCACACTACGATGCTATGCTGTTCTCGTACGGCGCGGACGAAGACAGAAGGCTGGGAATACCAGGGGAAGATCTTGAGGGTGTGTTCTCAGCGAGAGCATTCGTAGGGTGGTACAACGGGCTGCCGCAGTTCCAAAACTTGAAGCCAGATCTTCAGAGTGGCGATCATGCTGTGGTTGTTGGGCAAGGCAACGTGGCGCTTGACGTGGCGCGCATCCTTCTCGCGCCACTCGATCACCTCAGAAAGACAGATATCACGGAGCAAGCCATTCAGACTTTGTCAGAGAGCAGGATTAAGCACGTCAGGGTGGTGGGTAGACGCGGGCCACTGCAGGTTTGTACAGACTTCAATCACCCCCAACAGTATGCTGACTGCTTGCAAGGTCGCCTTTACTGTCAAGGAAGCTCGCGAGCTGATGAAAATACCGTCTATCGCTTTCCACGATATTGACCGATCTTTCTACCCCCCAGAAATCAAAAAGCTACCCAGAGTACAAAAGCGCACTGCTGAAGTCTTGCTGAAAGGTAGTATAGCTACGTCGGGAGAGGTCGACCGGTCATGGACACTTGATTTCCTGCTAGCGCCCACCTCGATGAACGCCGAACAAGGGTCGAACCACCTCTCGTCCATGACGTTCAGAATGCAAGAATTCGTCCCAGACGCTGATCCACTCGATCCGTCTGCACGTGTCCAGCCTACACGAGACGATGTTACCGTTCCTGCATCACTAGCTTTTCGCTCTGTGGGCTATAAATCAACCGCTCTGCCTGGCCTATCTGAGCTTGGCGTGCCATT
The window above is part of the Ascochyta rabiei chromosome 1, complete sequence genome. Proteins encoded here:
- a CDS encoding Adrenodoxin-NADP(+) reductase; amino-acid sequence: MLATKRLHPLSYICTSCIQRVVARSARTAHSNGSFRSTRSYTSFTTEPSRSLIGALKAASILSTTPRNAYSTISCTRKGLRIAIIGSGPAGFYTAHRLLHKVQDAVIDMYEQLPVPYGLVRFGVAPDHPEVKNCQDTFEEVAQSSRFNYIGNVRIGHDIELTKLKPHYDAMLFSYGADEDRRLGIPGEDLEGVFSARAFVGWYNGLPQFQNLKPDLQSGDHAVVVGQGNVALDVARILLAPLDHLRKTDITEQAIQTLSESRIKHVRVVGRRGPLQVAFTVKEARELMKIPSIAFHDIDRSFYPPEIKKLPRVQKRTAEVLLKGSIATSGEVDRSWTLDFLLAPTSMNAEQGSNHLSSMTFRMQEFVPDADPLDPSARVQPTRDDVTVPASLAFRSVGYKSTALPGLSELGVPFDSRLGIIPNDVHGRVVSPDSGPGNLTAGHIAGLYCAGWVKRGPTGVIASTMQDAFTSADVIAHDWEDDVPFLNNASGEEKTTRLGWDGVREEVERRGVRPLSWADWKRIDAIERARGKEKGKEREKFVSVSAMLQALDA